The genomic DNA TCACACCGAGGTCGATCACCTCGTAGTTGTTGCACTGCAGCACCACGCCGACGATGTTCTTGCCGATGTCGTGGACGTCGCCCTTGACCGTGGCCATGATGATCGTGCCGTTGGTGTCCTTGGTCTTGGTGGCGGACTGTTCCTTTTCCGCTTCGATGAACGGCAGCAGGTAGGCCACCGCCTTCTTCATCACGCGCGCCGACTTCACCACCTGCGGCAGGAACATCTTGCCGGAGCCGAACAGGTCGCCGACGACGTTCATCCCGTCCATCAGCGGGCCCTCGATCACCTCGATGGGGCGACCACCGGCCGCGGCGATCTCGGCCCGCAGTTCCTCGGTGTCGTCGTCGACGTGGGCGTCGATGCCCTTGACCAGCGCGTGGGTGATCCGCTCGCGGACCGGCAACGAGCGCCACTCCGCAGCCTTCGGGTCCTCACCCTTGTCCTTGCTGTTGAAGCGCTCCGCGATCTCCAGCAGCCGCTCGGCGGCGTCGGGACGCCGGTTGAGCACCACGTCCTCGATCCGGTCGCGCAGCTCGGGGTCGATCGAGTCGTACGGCACCAGCGCACCGGCGTTGACGATGCCCATGTCCAGGCCGGCCTTGATGGCGTGGAACAGGAACACCGCGTGGATGGCCTCGCGCACCGGGTTGTTGCCGCGGAAGGAGAACGAGACGTTGGAGATGCCACCGGAGATGTGCACCCCGGGCAGGTTCTCCTTGATCCACGCGCAGGCCTCGATGAAGTCGATGCCGTAGGTGGCATGCTCCTCGATGCCGGTGGCCAGCGCGAAGCAGTTGGGGTCGAAGATGATGTCCTCGGGCGGGAAACCCACCTCCTCGGTGAGGATCCGGTAGGCCCGTCCGCAGATCTCCTTGCGGCGCTCCAGGTTGTCGGCCTGGCCCTGCTCGTCGAAGGCCATCACCACCACCGCGGCACCGTATTTGCGGCACAGCCGGGCCTCGCGGACGAACTTCTCCTCGCCCTCCTTCATGGAGATCGAGTTGACGATCGGCTTGCCCTGGACGTTTTTCAGGCCGGCCTCGATGACCTCCCACTTCGAGGAGTCGATCATCACCGGGACACGGCTGATGTCCGGCTCGGCCGCGATCAGCTTGGTGAAGCGATCCATGGCGGCAACGCCGTCGATCATGCCCTCGTCCATGTTGATGTCGATGACCTGCGCACCGACCTCCACCTGCTGCAGGGCCACCGACAGTGCGGTGTCGTAGTCCTCGGCCTTGATCAGGTTGCGGAACCGGGCCGAGCCGGTGATGTTGGTGCGCTCACCGATGTTGACGAACAGCGAGTCGTCGGTGATGTTGAGCGGCTCCAGACCCGACAGCCGGGTGGCCACCTCGATCTGCGGCAGCGCGCGGGGCGTCTTGCCATCGACCACCTTGGCGATCTCGGCGATGTGCGGCGGCGCGGTGCCGCAGCACCCGCCGACCAGGTTGACCAGGCCGTCCTCGGCGAAGCCGGCGATGTAGGACGCCTGGCGCTCCGGCGATTCGTCGTACTCGCCGAAGGCGTTGGGCAGCCCGGCGTTCGGGTAGCAGGACACGAAGGTCTCCGAGATGCGCGCCATCTCGGCGATGTAGGGCCGCATCTCGGGGGCGCCGAGGGCGCAGTTGAGGCCCACCGCCAGCGGACGGGCGTGCCGGATCGCGTTCCAGAACGCCTCGGTGACCTGACCGGACAAGGTGCGCCCGGACGCGTCGGTGATGGTGCCCGAGATGATCACCGGCCAGCGGCGCCCGCGCTGCTCGAACAGCGTCTCGATGGCGAACACGGCCGCCTTGGCGTTCAGCGAGTCGAAGATGGTCTCGACGATGAGCAGGTCCGAGCCGCCGTCCACCAGGCCGTTGGCCGCCTCCAGGTACGCGGCCACCAGCTGGTCATAGGACACGTTGCGGGCGCCGGGGTCGTTGACGTCCGGGGAGATCGATGCGGTGCGGGTGGTGGGTCCGATGGCCCCGGCGACGTAGCGGGGCTTGTCGGGGGTGCTGAACTCATCGGCGGCCTTGCGGGCCAGTGCGGCGCCGGCGTAGTTGAGCTCGTAGGCCAGCTCGGCCATGTCGTAGTCGGTGAGCGAGACCGCGTTCGCGTTGAACGTGTTGGTCTCGAGGATGTCGGCGCCCGCCTCGAGGTACTCGCGATGGATGCCCTCGATGATCTGCGGCTGCGTCAGGGTCAGCAGGTCGTTGTTGCCCTGCAGCGCGGTCGGCCATTCGGTGAACCGGTCGCCGCGGTAGCCCTCTTCGTCGGGGCGATCCCGCTGGATGGCGGTGCCCATCGCGCCGTCGATCACCATGATCCGCTGACGCAGAGCTGCGGTCAGTTCCTCGGTGCAGTCCGGCCGGATGTTGGGTTCCATGACGATCACATGCACTCCTTCCTCAACGGAAGGCGTCCTTGACTCTGCCGAGCGTGGCGGACACCAGGGGCTGGTCGACCCCCCGACAACCGTTGCAACGCCTCTCGACCTCGACGAGTCTAACCGGATTCCGCCGGTCGGTATTTCATTGCCGGGTCGCCGTGCCGAGTGGCGCCGCCACCTGACGCAGGCCTTACGCTGGACAGGTGGCACCCCGGGATCCGCGCAGCACCGATCTGCCGACGCTGCACAACACCATCGTTGTGGCGGCGTTCGAGGGCTGGAACGACGCCGGCGACGCCGCCAGCGATGCGCTGGAGCACCTGGATGCCATCTGGGAGGCCGAGACCATCGTCGAGATCGACGACGAGTCGTACTACGACTACCAGGTGAACCGGCCGGTGATCCGCCAGATCGACGGCGTCACCCGTGAACTGGTCTGGCCGTCCATGCGCATCTCACACTGCCGCCCGCCGGGCAGCGACCGCGACATCGTGTTGATGCACGGGGTCGAGCCCAACATGCGGTGGCGGACCTTCTGCGCCGAGCTGCTGGCGATCGCCGACAAGCTGAACGTCGACACCGTGGTGATCCTGGGCGCGCTGCTGGCCGACACGCCGCATACCCGGCCGGTCCCGGTGTCCGGGGCGGCCTACTCCCCCGAGTCGGCGAAGTTCTTCGGACTCGAGGAAACCCGCTACGAAGGCCCCACCGGTATCGCCGGGGTGTTCCAGGACGCCTGCGTGACGGCCGGCATCCCGGCCGTCACATTCTGGGCCGCAGTGCCGCACTACGTGTCGCAGCCGCCGAACCCCAAGGCCACGGTGGCGCTGCTGCGTCGGGTCGAGGACGTGCTCGACATCGAGGTGCCGCTGGCCGATCTGCCGGCCCAGGCCGAGGAGTGGGAGGAGGCGGTCACCGAGATGACCGCCGAAGACGAGGAGATCGCCGAGTACGTCGCCTCACTGGAGCAGCGCGGCGACGCCGAGGTCGACATGAACGAGGTGATCGGCAAGATCGACGGCGACGCCCTGGCCGCCGAGTTCGAGCGCTACCTGCGCCGCCGCGGCCCGGGCTTTCGGGGCTGACTCACGGCTCGGGGGGGTACGCGGTGCCGCTACTCGACTTTCTCCGGTTCGGGTGCCTGCCACGTGCCGTCGAGCGCATCCGGCTGGGGCCAGTACAGCCGTAGGACCAGGCGGAAGGGGCCTGCCGGGGCCGGCAACCAGTTGGCCTCCCGCGCAGCACCCGGTGAGTCATGTTGCACCGCAAGGGTGTAAGCACCGTCAGGATCGGCGACCAGGCCGGGCAGCATCGACGAGTTGATCAAGTAGCGCCCGATGGGGTTGTCCACCAGCAGACTCTGCGGCATCTGGTACATCGTCAGCGACCAGAAGGCATTGACCGGCGGCAGCTGGTGGGGCGCAAAACGGTAGGTATAGCGGTTGGCGCCGGTGAGCGGGGCGCCGGCGGCGTCGACGTCGGTGGCGGGATAGACGGCCTCCTGCGCGGTGTTGCCGTAGATGCCGAGGACTGCGCCGGCCATCCGGTACAGGTACTTGTCGCCCATCTGCTCCGGGGATCCGAAGAGGTCGGCTGAGCTCACCTTTCCGGTCTGCAGTTGTTCTTTCTGGAACGCCTGCAGCTCGGTCCAGGCGTCGGCCATGCCATCTTCGACCTCGGCACGCAACTCGGGGGTGAGCGCGTCGGCCTGGAAGTCCCCGCCGGGTCGGATGC from Mycolicibacterium tokaiense includes the following:
- the metH gene encoding methionine synthase; amino-acid sequence: MEPNIRPDCTEELTAALRQRIMVIDGAMGTAIQRDRPDEEGYRGDRFTEWPTALQGNNDLLTLTQPQIIEGIHREYLEAGADILETNTFNANAVSLTDYDMAELAYELNYAGAALARKAADEFSTPDKPRYVAGAIGPTTRTASISPDVNDPGARNVSYDQLVAAYLEAANGLVDGGSDLLIVETIFDSLNAKAAVFAIETLFEQRGRRWPVIISGTITDASGRTLSGQVTEAFWNAIRHARPLAVGLNCALGAPEMRPYIAEMARISETFVSCYPNAGLPNAFGEYDESPERQASYIAGFAEDGLVNLVGGCCGTAPPHIAEIAKVVDGKTPRALPQIEVATRLSGLEPLNITDDSLFVNIGERTNITGSARFRNLIKAEDYDTALSVALQQVEVGAQVIDINMDEGMIDGVAAMDRFTKLIAAEPDISRVPVMIDSSKWEVIEAGLKNVQGKPIVNSISMKEGEEKFVREARLCRKYGAAVVVMAFDEQGQADNLERRKEICGRAYRILTEEVGFPPEDIIFDPNCFALATGIEEHATYGIDFIEACAWIKENLPGVHISGGISNVSFSFRGNNPVREAIHAVFLFHAIKAGLDMGIVNAGALVPYDSIDPELRDRIEDVVLNRRPDAAERLLEIAERFNSKDKGEDPKAAEWRSLPVRERITHALVKGIDAHVDDDTEELRAEIAAAGGRPIEVIEGPLMDGMNVVGDLFGSGKMFLPQVVKSARVMKKAVAYLLPFIEAEKEQSATKTKDTNGTIIMATVKGDVHDIGKNIVGVVLQCNNYEVIDLGVMVPAAKILEAAKEHNADIIGLSGLITPSLDEMVNFAVEMEREGLQIPLLIGGATTSRAHTAVKVSPRRSGPVVWVKDASRSVPVAAALLDDKQRPALLEATEKDYASLRERHAQKNERPTLTLEKARANRTPIDWAGYTPPVPAQGTGVREFLDYDIAELREYIDWQPFFNAWEMKGRFPDILNNPASGEAARKLYEDAQEMLDTLIKEKWLTANGVIGFFPANAVGDDIEVYTDDSRTEVLTTLRNLRQQGQHREGIPNRSQGDFIAPKETGLRDYIGAFAVTAGLGSSAKIDEFKADHDDYSAILLESLADRLAEAFAERMHQRVRTEFWGYQPDEQLDNDALIAEKYVGIRPAPGYPSCPEHTEKTTLFELLDVTERTGIELTESMAMWPGAAVSGWYFSHPQSQYFVVGRLAQDQVADYARRKGWTLQEAERWLAPNLGYNPED
- a CDS encoding PAC2 family protein; amino-acid sequence: MAPRDPRSTDLPTLHNTIVVAAFEGWNDAGDAASDALEHLDAIWEAETIVEIDDESYYDYQVNRPVIRQIDGVTRELVWPSMRISHCRPPGSDRDIVLMHGVEPNMRWRTFCAELLAIADKLNVDTVVILGALLADTPHTRPVPVSGAAYSPESAKFFGLEETRYEGPTGIAGVFQDACVTAGIPAVTFWAAVPHYVSQPPNPKATVALLRRVEDVLDIEVPLADLPAQAEEWEEAVTEMTAEDEEIAEYVASLEQRGDAEVDMNEVIGKIDGDALAAEFERYLRRRGPGFRG